One Spiroplasma sp. NBRC 100390 DNA window includes the following coding sequences:
- a CDS encoding ABC transporter ATP-binding protein, producing the protein MKTKKNDFTPDPNLAIEIHGFTKRFKKFVAVDNIDMKVAKGKIHGFIGPNGSGKTTTIKSLVGAIIPTIGNFNIDGLKANSPAAKKIIGYIPENARFPKHLNVYQYLVEMSYLRDIPFKDAKVKAKKILENLNLWKFRSKNPNTFSSGMKKKVLLAQALIADPKVLILDEPAANLDPTARQELFNDLIRIKNQGKTILICSHILTELQDIADEITILNYGKVVFSGTVINASQNYYQFTVMEQPMLNDFEAVIKKLNIPIIEKLEDSLILHLEKESEQIKQIAHHAFEKKVILITIKPFVTNITEIYDRVVFSVNKNFGHASALTN; encoded by the coding sequence ATGAAAACAAAGAAAAATGATTTTACACCAGATCCTAATTTAGCAATTGAAATTCATGGATTTACAAAAAGATTTAAAAAATTTGTTGCCGTTGATAATATTGATATGAAAGTTGCAAAGGGGAAAATTCATGGTTTTATTGGGCCAAATGGTAGTGGGAAAACAACAACAATTAAATCGTTGGTTGGAGCAATTATTCCTACCATTGGTAATTTTAATATTGATGGTTTGAAAGCTAATTCTCCAGCAGCTAAAAAAATTATTGGATATATTCCTGAAAATGCTCGTTTTCCAAAGCATTTAAATGTTTATCAATACTTAGTTGAAATGAGTTATTTACGTGATATTCCTTTTAAAGATGCTAAAGTAAAGGCAAAGAAAATTTTAGAGAATTTAAATTTATGAAAATTTCGGAGTAAAAATCCTAATACTTTTTCATCAGGAATGAAGAAAAAAGTTTTATTAGCTCAAGCTTTAATTGCTGATCCAAAAGTGTTAATTTTAGATGAACCTGCCGCTAATTTAGATCCAACTGCACGCCAAGAATTATTTAATGATTTGATTCGAATTAAAAACCAGGGCAAAACAATTTTGATATGTTCGCATATTCTAACAGAATTACAAGATATTGCAGATGAAATTACAATTTTAAATTATGGGAAAGTTGTTTTTTCAGGAACGGTTATTAATGCTAGTCAAAATTATTATCAGTTTACAGTAATGGAGCAACCAATGTTAAACGATTTTGAAGCAGTAATTAAAAAATTAAATATTCCGATTATTGAAAAATTAGAAGATTCATTAATTTTGCATTTAGAAAAAGAAAGTGAGCAAATTAAACAAATTGCCCATCATGCTTTTGAGAAAAAAGTAATTTTAATTACAATTAAACCATTTGTAACAAATATTACTGAAATTTATGATCGTGTTGTTTTTTCAGTTAATAAAAATTTTGGGCATGCAAGTGCATTAACTAATTAA